A region of the Bacteroidales bacterium genome:
CGGTGATTCAATGCTTTTATTACCGGTTCCAATTCCGCCATTATTTTGGTTGATTCATCAGAGACCCATGTTTCACAGAAGCGGTCCCACACATACCGGGTGCCGGTTTCAGAGGGATGCAGCATATCGGATGCATAGAAACGGTAATCGCGCAATTCATCCATGAATATCTCATATGCCGGAAAATACCAGGCGTTTTCAAATTCTTTCACCATTTGCTGTATGGCATAATGGAGAGTGGATTTACTCAGCTGGTTGTTTATAGCACCATCTGACCAGTGGCGCACAGGACTCAGCGTAAAAATTACTTTTAGACGGGGGTTAAATGTGCGAAGTTCAAAGAAAAGATTCCTGTAATCGGAAAAAATCTCTCCAGGCTTAACCAGCTTTTTTTTGAAAAATGATGAGGGTAATTTGTGACAATTGGCCACTATGCTTCCGGTTTCGTTAAACCGGTAAACCCAGGCGGTTCCGAAAGTGAGGATCAGAAATTCGGTTTCTTTCAGCCAGGATGAGCCTTCTGAAATGCCCTTGTTTATTGCTGCAAGGGACTCATCAGGATCGGAACCTGAAAACCCCGTATAATGAGAAAAGCTTATCCATTGATCATTATAAAAATAAAGATCGTTCCCTGTAAATTCTTTATTCCGGATAAGCAACCGGATGTCTTTTGAAATGGAAACAGGATTAAACAATGTTCCAAACGGATTCAGCAATACCGGAAACTTATAATCAGCCATTATTTTTCCGATATAATCTGAAAAACAGGAACCCGCCAGCAGGCATTTTGTGCGATGGTCTATTTTAATCCCCGATTCCCTGATGTCTACCCGGGTGTGGAATTTATCCATTGACTTGAATTTGGTTATTGATCCAGCCTAGCACATAACTGAAAATTTCCTTTTCTTCCGGTTCATTATGCAATTCGTGGTATCCCCCGGGCCACTCTTTGAAAAGCGTGTTTGGCCCGGCATTCCTCACAAAATTCTTAGTCTGCCTGAACGATGTGATATGATCGTCGCTTCCGTGCATCACCAGCATGGGTACATTGATCTTATAAATGCTTGTGGAAGCCAGGATACCGTTCTTTTCTATTTCGAAAAACAATTTTGGACGAATGAGGTTGTGCACAAGCGGATCCTTTCCGTAATCGTCAACCACTTGCTGGTCGTGCGACAGGTATTGTGCATCGAGGTTACTGCTGATCACCAGGTTCGGCAAAATAAGCCTGATCATATGGGCGCCAGCCATGGTTATCCATGAAGGCTTGAGTGCAAGGGTAAACCAAGGTGAAGTTACAACGGCTGCCTGTGGCATTATTTTTCGGGCGATGAGGTAGTTTGTAACAATATTGCCTCCAAGGCTGTGACCGTAAAGGACCTGGAAAGAATTTCCATAAAGCTCCTGCGCTTTACGCCTTAGGAGTCGTACATCCCTTATATAATCATTGAAGTTTTTCGCATAACCCCTTTTTCCTTCACTGCGGCCATGGCCTCTCAGATCAATTGCAATTACCCCGATGCCCTCCGATACAAACCGAAGGGCCCACCTTTCAAACCGGTTGCTGTGATCCTTGAACCCATGAACATAGTTAATAACCGCCTTTGCCGGCCCATCAGGCATCCAGCTCTGACCGTATAACATGATCCCGTCATGGCCTTTCCAGTGGTATTCCTTGTGGATCATGAAAAATTCAGGAATGAATTATGACTGGTTAATATAGCTTTTTATATGGCGTTCAATTTTTTCGTCGTACATATCGTCCACCGTAATCATGATGGCGGTTTCCTCAACGTCACCAAAGCCATAATTCATCGCGGTCCCGAAGACTTTCATTGTTGGCGACAGGTTCATATACGCGTTGATCAGCGGGGGTATAGTCTCTCCACGTGCACGGACGTTTTGTGAAAGGATTTTATAATCTTCACGGTATGAACTGCCACATAATATTGAATCAAGCAATTTCAGGTCGGTTTCAATGATGAGCGGTTCAAAAGGAACTACAAGATTTTCTTTGTCACCAAAGTATTTTTTCATGAAATACAAAATCAGATCGCGTGCTTCGCGATGAAATGTTGTATACATGGTAACTTTTCCAAAGAAATATTTTATATGCGGATTCTTCATCCAAACTGCACCCAGACCGTCCCACAGGTTGTCCATAGCATAAATGCCTTTGCCTTTCCTGTTGGTTGACTGGTAGGCTGGTTGTACAAACGAGCGGCCCAATTCAATCATATGGGGCATGTACTTTTCCTTGAATTCCTTTGAGAATTTGAACAACCGCGAAGTAGCCAGGTTGCAGTTGCCGTCATCATCAAGGGCTTCGGAGCAAATAAGATAGCGGTATCCGCCCAGGATTTCCTTTTCGGCGGGATCCCAGACGGCAATTTGTTTATAGGGTGAAGGCATAGTATCGAAAAGGTCGATATCCACTTCTTTCCCGGTACCTCCCCCGGCAACCCTGAAAGCCAATTCCCTGAGCCTGCCGATTTCAAGCATGACATTGGGCGAATCATGATGAGTGATCACATAGACCAGATTATGGCCATTGTTCGTCTTCCTCAACAATTTATCCTCAGTTAACTCTTTCTCAAGTAATTCGCGATCGACAGGATCGATAATTGGTCTCATTTTCAACAATTATTTAAATCAAACATTCAGCATGGCCGCGTAAGCCTTGGCATCCAAAAGCTCATTCACGTCAGCCGGATTATCCACCTCCATTTTTATGAGCCATCCCTCTCCGTACGGATCTTTATTGATCACATCAGGCACATCATTAATCTTTCCGTTTACCTCAAGCACTTTGCCGGAAACCGGGATAAAAAGATCGGAAACCGTCTTTACCGCTTCAATGGTTCCAAAGGTGCTGCCCTTTTGAAGATGGTCACCAACTGTTTCAATTTCCACGAATACAATGTCTCCCAATTCGCCCTGGGCGAAATCAGTAATTCCAACATAAGCATTAGTACCACTGATTCTTATCCATTCATGATCGTTTGTGTAACGTA
Encoded here:
- a CDS encoding lysophospholipase, whose translation is MIHKEYHWKGHDGIMLYGQSWMPDGPAKAVINYVHGFKDHSNRFERWALRFVSEGIGVIAIDLRGHGRSEGKRGYAKNFNDYIRDVRLLRRKAQELYGNSFQVLYGHSLGGNIVTNYLIARKIMPQAAVVTSPWFTLALKPSWITMAGAHMIRLILPNLVISSNLDAQYLSHDQQVVDDYGKDPLVHNLIRPKLFFEIEKNGILASTSIYKINVPMLVMHGSDDHITSFRQTKNFVRNAGPNTLFKEWPGGYHELHNEPEEKEIFSYVLGWINNQIQVNG
- a CDS encoding GNAT family N-acetyltransferase, which produces MRPIIDPVDRELLEKELTEDKLLRKTNNGHNLVYVITHHDSPNVMLEIGRLRELAFRVAGGGTGKEVDIDLFDTMPSPYKQIAVWDPAEKEILGGYRYLICSEALDDDGNCNLATSRLFKFSKEFKEKYMPHMIELGRSFVQPAYQSTNRKGKGIYAMDNLWDGLGAVWMKNPHIKYFFGKVTMYTTFHREARDLILYFMKKYFGDKENLVVPFEPLIIETDLKLLDSILCGSSYREDYKILSQNVRARGETIPPLINAYMNLSPTMKVFGTAMNYGFGDVEETAIMITVDDMYDEKIERHIKSYINQS
- the gcvH gene encoding glycine cleavage system protein GcvH, with the translated sequence MNIPADLRYTNDHEWIRISGTNAYVGITDFAQGELGDIVFVEIETVGDHLQKGSTFGTIEAVKTVSDLFIPVSGKVLEVNGKINDVPDVINKDPYGEGWLIKMEVDNPADVNELLDAKAYAAMLNV
- a CDS encoding GSCFA domain-containing protein: MDKFHTRVDIRESGIKIDHRTKCLLAGSCFSDYIGKIMADYKFPVLLNPFGTLFNPVSISKDIRLLIRNKEFTGNDLYFYNDQWISFSHYTGFSGSDPDESLAAINKGISEGSSWLKETEFLILTFGTAWVYRFNETGSIVANCHKLPSSFFKKKLVKPGEIFSDYRNLFFELRTFNPRLKVIFTLSPVRHWSDGAINNQLSKSTLHYAIQQMVKEFENAWYFPAYEIFMDELRDYRFYASDMLHPSETGTRYVWDRFCETWVSDESTKIMAELEPVIKALNHRPVNPDSQAHKKFRENTQNKIREFSRKYPFLGFE